The Pedobacter cryoconitis genome includes a window with the following:
- a CDS encoding gliding motility lipoprotein GldH, producing MKRIKIFVLLFFSLLATGLLGCNTNNLIDTNEEMPQRNWSYVNKIKGTAEIKNPAMPVSLKFKLRHTADYRYSNIYILMHLSGPGLPKITRRYEYKLAESDGQWLGKGSGNLYTSVLPLLTNYHFPQAGKYTIEIEQNMRDNPLKEISDAGITVSGVPVK from the coding sequence ATGAAGAGAATTAAGATTTTTGTATTGTTGTTTTTCAGTTTACTGGCAACAGGACTGCTGGGATGTAATACAAATAACCTGATTGATACGAACGAAGAAATGCCTCAGCGCAACTGGAGCTATGTCAATAAGATTAAGGGCACTGCGGAGATTAAAAATCCTGCAATGCCCGTATCTCTTAAGTTTAAGCTTAGGCATACTGCTGATTACAGGTATTCCAATATTTATATTTTAATGCATCTGAGTGGCCCTGGTTTACCTAAAATAACCAGACGTTATGAATACAAGCTGGCAGAGTCTGACGGGCAGTGGCTTGGAAAAGGTTCGGGAAACTTATATACTTCTGTTCTCCCATTGCTGACTAATTATCATTTTCCGCAAGCAGGAAAGTATACTATTGAAATTGAACAGAATATGCGCGATAATCCTTTAAAGGAAA
- the ricT gene encoding stage 0 sporulation family protein, translating to MGCGSCSTGGGCAPSGCKSNGSCLTGGCQKMEVYDWLSNLDMPSNYKPFEVIEVKFKGARKEFYLNTDNIYLEIGELIAVEGSTGGYDIGHVSLTGELVRMQMKRRKTPMDQVTRKVYRKATEADVDKWKLAKDLEWETMHKARTLALDLRLSMKISDVDYQGDKTKATFFYTAEGRVDFRELIKKMAETFRIRIEMRQIGMRQEAGRLGGIGSCGRELCCSTWLTNFKTVSTAAARYQNLSLNTLKLAGQCGKLKCCLNYELDTYLDALKDIPDRVESLQTEIGTARHQKTDIFKKLMWFSYPNQEDWIPLKVDRVKEIMAMNKKGQKPVNLKDEAVELATTAFVEKIPDYENVVGQDSLTRLDDKPRNKNARNNNNRNKTNAANRPERSVKPGQPAVKPGQPAVKPGQPAVKPNQQNAKAGQPGVKPGQPAQKTAQPNQKPAENRRNQEVKKAPEAVKTEDGEVVKAPSASRNNRSRNNRRRNKPTDKPKNEEN from the coding sequence ATGGGATGTGGAAGTTGTTCTACAGGTGGCGGTTGCGCCCCCTCAGGCTGCAAAAGTAATGGCTCATGCCTTACTGGAGGTTGTCAGAAAATGGAAGTTTACGATTGGCTGTCTAATTTGGACATGCCTTCTAATTATAAGCCTTTCGAGGTTATAGAGGTTAAATTCAAAGGTGCGAGAAAGGAATTTTATCTGAATACTGATAATATTTATCTGGAAATCGGGGAACTGATTGCGGTAGAAGGATCTACCGGCGGATATGATATTGGCCATGTCTCTTTAACAGGAGAACTGGTGCGTATGCAGATGAAACGCCGTAAAACACCAATGGATCAGGTGACCCGCAAAGTCTACAGAAAAGCGACAGAAGCTGATGTGGACAAATGGAAACTCGCTAAAGATCTGGAATGGGAAACCATGCACAAGGCCCGTACGCTGGCTCTTGACCTGCGTCTTTCGATGAAAATCAGTGACGTGGATTATCAGGGAGATAAAACCAAAGCGACTTTCTTCTATACTGCCGAAGGGCGGGTAGATTTCAGGGAGCTGATTAAGAAAATGGCTGAAACTTTCCGCATCAGGATTGAAATGAGACAAATCGGAATGCGTCAGGAAGCTGGAAGATTAGGTGGAATTGGATCTTGCGGACGTGAATTGTGCTGCTCTACCTGGTTAACTAACTTTAAAACAGTTTCTACTGCTGCTGCAAGATACCAGAACCTTTCTTTGAATACTTTAAAACTTGCCGGACAATGTGGTAAGCTGAAATGCTGTTTGAACTATGAGCTGGATACTTATCTGGATGCTCTGAAGGATATCCCGGATCGTGTGGAGAGCCTTCAAACTGAAATAGGTACTGCACGCCATCAAAAAACTGATATTTTCAAGAAATTAATGTGGTTTAGTTATCCAAATCAGGAAGACTGGATTCCATTGAAGGTGGACCGTGTAAAAGAAATCATGGCCATGAATAAAAAAGGCCAGAAACCGGTTAATCTAAAAGATGAAGCGGTAGAATTAGCAACGACAGCTTTTGTGGAGAAAATCCCTGATTATGAAAATGTTGTTGGTCAGGATAGTTTAACCCGTCTGGACGATAAACCAAGAAATAAAAACGCAAGGAATAACAATAACAGAAATAAAACGAACGCGGCTAACAGGCCTGAACGTAGTGTAAAGCCAGGTCAACCCGCAGTAAAGCCGGGTCAGCCGGCTGTTAAACCCGGGCAGCCTGCTGTTAAGCCAAATCAGCAAAACGCAAAAGCAGGTCAGCCGGGTGTAAAACCAGGTCAGCCAGCTCAGAAAACTGCACAGCCGAACCAGAAACCTGCTGAAAACAGAAGAAATCAGGAAGTGAAAAAAGCACCTGAGGCAGTTAAAACAGAAGATGGAGAAGTTGTTAAAGCCCCTTCTGCGAGCAGAAATAACAGGTCGAGGAATAACCGCAGACGTAACAAACCAACGGATAAGCCAAAGAATGAAGAGAATTAA